One Oncorhynchus clarkii lewisi isolate Uvic-CL-2024 chromosome 28, UVic_Ocla_1.0, whole genome shotgun sequence genomic region harbors:
- the LOC139387178 gene encoding UBX domain-containing protein 7-like codes for MICVVVGGGKMAALGDASTPGVNGLIQQFTSITGATESVGKHMLEACNNNLEMAVTMFLDGGGIAEEPSTSSSSAGASSSKAPPADDEVRAPIPQKQDILVEPEPMFGAPKRRRPARSIFDGFRDFQTETIRQEQELRNGSAADKKLSTLADLFRPPVELMHKGSFETAKDCGQLENKWLMINIQNVQDFACQCLNRDVWSNDAVRTIIREHFIFWQVYHDSEEGQRYIQFYKLNKFPYISILDPRTGQKMVEWNQLDVASFLEQVTGFLTEHGQLDGPASSHPPPAKRARSESLIDASEDSQLEAAIRASLQETHYESSSAPDLPDSPHSADADSDGDSEAEPFSDSEGLISVDGSDNETTEPREGSSYSMGGHTPPGPAPPTSAAAAPQPPPRPDSPPARHRKSPHKENSHRKEESKKNHLEPPAATPARSQADPDSEHRSGENHRTSAGQSSRSVKTETSDLDCLDDNGPKARLMLRYPDGQREQIALSFKAKLMALVRHVQSKGYPNERFELVTNFPRRKLAHLDYDITLQEAGLCPQETVFVQERN; via the exons atgatttgtgttgttgttggtggcgGTAAGATGGCGGCGCTCGGGGACGCATCAACTCCGGGGGTGAATGGGTTAATACAACAGTTCACATCTATTACAG GTGCCACAGAGAGTGTGGGGAAGCATATGCTAGAAGCATGCAACAACAATCTAGAAATGGCAGTGACCATGTTTCTGGACGGAGGGGGGATCGCAGAGGAGCCCAGCACCAGCTCCAGTTCAGCAGGGGCATCCAGCAGCAAAGCTCCCCCCGCAGA TGACGAAGTGCGGGCGCCCATCCCTCAGAAGCAGGACATACTGGTGGAGCCAGAGCCTATGTTTGGAG CGCCAAAGCGACGAAGACCTGCCCGCTCCATATTTGACGGTTTTAGGGACTTCCAAACAGAAACCA TCCGCCAGGAGCAGGAGCTGAGGAACGGCAGTGCGGCGGACAAAAAACTCAGCACCCTGGCGGATCTGTTCCGGCCCCCCGTCGAGCTCATGCACAAAGGCAGCTTTGAGACG gcGAAGGACTGTGGTCAGCTGGAGAACAAGTGGCTGATGATCAACATCCAGAATGTGCAGGACTTTGCCTGCCAGTGTCTCAACAGAGACGTGTGGAGCAACGACGCGGTCCGGACCATCATCAGGGAGCACTTCATATTCTGGCAG GTTTACCACGACAgtgaagagggacagagatataTCCAGTTCTACAAGCTCAACAAGTTTCCCTATATCTCCATTTTGGACCCCCGGACTG GTCAGAAGATGGTGGAGTGGAACCAGTTGGACGTGGCTTCGTTTCTTGAACAGGTGACGGGCTTCCTGACGGAACATGGCCAGCTAGACGGCCCGGCATCCAGCCACCCGCCACCTGCCAAACGCGCCCGCTCT gagagTCTGATAGACGCCAGTGAGGACAGCCAGTTGGAGGCAGCCATCCGAGCCTCTCTCCAGGAGACCCATTATGAGTCGTCCTCCGCCCCCGACCTCCCTGACTCCCCCCACTCTGCAGATGCAGACTCGGATGGAGACTCCGAAGCAGAACCCTTCTCTGACAGCGAGGGCCTAATCTCTGTTGACGGCTCGGACAACGAGACAACAGAACCCCGGGAGGGCAGCTCCTACTCCATGGGCGGACACACCCCTCCAGGACCAGCCCCTCCCACTTCTGCAGCCGCAGCCCCCCAGCCCCCGCCACGGCCGGACAGTCCCCCTGCCCGTCACAGGAAGTCCCCCCACAAAGAGAACAGCCACAGGAAAGAGGAGAGCAAAAAGAACCACTTGGAGCCTCCGGCGGCCACCCCGGCCCGCTCCCAAGCCGACCCAGACTCAGAGCATCGTTCTGGGGAGAACCATCGCACCTCAGCTGGCCAAAGCTCCAGATCTGTTAAGACGGAAACCTCCGACCTCGACTGCCTTGATGACAATG GTCCCAAGGCCAGACTGATGCTGCGCTATCCAGATGGCCAGAGAGAGCAGATCGCCCTATCGTTCAAGGCTAAGCTTATG GCTCTGGTGAGACACGTCCAGTCGAAGGGTTACCCCAATGAACGCTTCGAGCTCGTCACAAACTTCCCCCGGCGGAAGCTGGCCCACTTGGACTATGACATCACACTGCAGGAGGCGGGGCTATGTCCACAGGAGACTGTATTTGTGCAGGAGAGGAACTAA